Within Celeribacter marinus, the genomic segment GACTTTCCACTGCCCGATGGTCCGACAATCAGTAGCCCCGCGGACGGTGTAAGTGCCACACAACTGGCGTGACACAACTTTGCGGGTGCGGAGTTTGGGGACGTAAAACCCAAACCACTCACACTGGCAGACCAACCACGAAACGCGCACCCAGCGGCTCAGACGTGATGTCAGCATCAGTCGGGCGAATATTTTCCGCCCAGATCACGCCTCCATGTGCCTCGACGATCTGTTTAGAGATCGCCAAACCAAGGCCCGAGTTGTTGCCAAACTGCCCTTCGGGGCGTTCTGAATAGAACCGCTTAAAGATTTTTGACAAGGCTTGATCTGGGATGCCCGGTCCTGTGTCCTCGACAACGACGAGCACTCTGCTGTCGCGCTTACGCACCCAAACACGTATCGCATCGCCGTCTTCGCAAAATGATACCGCATTGGTGATCAAATTTACGAAAACTTGAGCAAGGCGCGCCTCAAGACCGGCAACAATGATCGGCTCATCCGGCAAGTCGGCAATAAAATCGACACCTTTCTCTTGCGCATCCTGACCGAGGAACTCGGTCAAATTGGACAGCATCTTGAGAAGGTTAAATTCTTCCTCTTCTTCCTTGACCAGCTCACTATCAAGGCGTGATGCATTAGAGATATCGGAGACAAGGCGATCAAGGCGGCGCACATCATGTTCAATCACATCAAGCAATTTGATGCGATGCTCTTCTTTTTTGACCATCCGCAGCGACCCAACAGCGGAGCGAAGTGACGCTAATGGGTTTTTGATTTCGTGCGCCACGTCTGCGGCGAATTGTTCGTTTGCGTCAATCCGGTCATAGAGTGCAGAGACCATTCCGCGTAAAGCACTGGACAGACGGCCAATTTCGTCGGGCCGCCCTGACAGATCAGGAATGCGCACGCGTCCTGGCGATACCTTACGACTATTTTTGTCCCGACCAACTTCGGCCGCTGCGGCAAGATCCGCAAGGGGGTTTGCGATTGTTGAGGCAAGTACGAGGCTCAATCCGATCGACACGAGAATAGCGATGATAAACACCTGTAAAATCTGCTCACGCTCGACACGAACAAGCTCGTCAATTTCGCCCTCAGCGGAGACCAACCCCACAACGCCCACGGTTTCAATTCCGTTTTCGCCTTGTAGCGTAATCGGGGCCGCAACGGCAAAAACCGTCGAACCAGTGTTGGAAAGCCCTGTGTCGACGCCGATCTGATTGGCAAGAGCTCCATCAATCAAGGGGGCAACATTGGCCGCATCATCATGTGCGAGGTTGCCCTCGTGCGCCCCCCCTGCCGACGAAAACGTCATCGCAGTCCACACCTTGTTCAAAAAATCGGAGATGACGGTCGGACGGCCACCATTGGTATATCCCGCGAGACCCGATGGGCTAAGGCGCGGCTTACCCAAGGTCGAGGCCACCAATTCACCCTGCGCATCGTACAAAAACACATTCTCGCGCAACGGGATTTCGAGAACCGCCATGACGGCTTCATCTTGCGCGGTAATCTCCGGTGTACCGTTGGCGGTTGCTTCAAGCATGTCGGCGATAAGCGCCGCCTCTGTCACCATCGCGATTTCGCGCTGTGTCACGAGACTATCGCGAAACGGGTTCAGATAGAGGATGCCCGCCACCATCAAAATGATCGCAACGAGGTTAAAGGTGATAATCTTTTGCGCCAAGGGCGACCGATTTACAGCAATGAATTTGCGTCGAGCACGCTTTTCGCGCAAATCGATGTCGGAAATTTTTGGCGCAATCCAATCATCGCCAAGGACAACATCCGTATCCTTGGCGCGTTTGCGTGATCCATCAACTCGGGAGGACAGTGACATGCTCGCCCCTTATTCCTCGTTGTAGCGATAACCGATGCCGTAAAGCGTCTCGATTGCGGAAAAATCGGAATCTACCGTGCGCATTTTTTTGCGTAGGCGTTTGATGTGACTATCGATTGTACGATCGTCTACGTAAACCTGATCGTCGTAGGCCACATCCATCAGCTGATCGCGGGACTTCACAAAACCGGGCCGCTGCGCCAACGCTTGCAGCAAAAGGAATTCCGTCACTGTAAGTGTAACATCCTTCCCCTTCCACCGCACGGCATGCCGCAATGGATCCATGACCAACTCGCCACGCTCCATCAATTTGGTTTCTTCGGTTTCCGCAACCTCAACACCGTCAAGGGCCTCTTGACGCCGCAAGAGTGCACGAATCCGCTCGACCAACAGGCGCTGTGAAAACGGCTTTTTCACATAGTCGTCGGCTCCCATGCGCAGACCAAGCACCTCGTCGATCTCATCATCCTTTGATGTTAGAAAAATCACAGGCATATTTGTTTTTTGCCGCACGCGCTGCAGCAAATCCATCCCGTCCATACGCGGCATCTTGATGTCAAACACCGCCATATCGGGAAGCTTTTTGTTAAAAGCATCTAGGGCTGATTGACCATCATTATATGTTTCGACCTCGAACCCTTCGGCTTCGAGTGTCATAGAGACGGACGTGAGGATATTCCGGTCGTCATCGACCAAGGCGATCCGAGACATGTTCGGTTTCCTTCAACTGCTCAATAGTTTCGTTTTTTGCTCATTCGTTTTGTCAGGCATATTCATCCAGACACCTATTCAAATCAAGTGAAACCGCGAATCACTGCGTAGATGGACTCATTGAAATGCTAAAAAATTCAATGTTTGACTAATTTGCCTCACTTATTATCTCAAACGCGCTCATTTCCTTGGGCCACGCGGCAAATCTGCACCGTGATTGCGCTAACCCCATTATGGTTGCGCTAACTTTGACTTGGCTCCTGTTTACGGACGATTTTCGCGTGCTATAGCCTTCATGTCTCTCGGCCACGATAGACCGCGAATGGCCCTTCGCGTTATTATTTTAGACATCAGGACGCCCACATTGGCGGGGCGGGGAGCTTGGAACTATGGCAACCGGACGCGTGAACCCAGATTTTACATTGGACACCCAAGGGATCTCTGATCTCGGCAATGTGTATTACAACCTTCTTGAGCCAGCCCTCATCGAAGAGGCACTCAAACGCGGCGAAGGGACGCTTGGTAAAGGTGGCTCACTCTATGTCACCACAGGCGAGCATACGGGACGCTCTCCCAATGACAAATATGTTGTCCGCACACCCAGCGTCGAAGACACAATCTGGTGGGAAAACAACCAACCGATGGAAGCGGACAAGTTCGATGTCCTCTATGCGGACATGGTTGAGCACATGAAGGGTGGCGATTATTTCGTCGAAGACCTTTACGGCGGCGCCGATGCGGCTCACCGTCTTGACGTGCGTATGGTGACCGAACTGGCATGGCATGCCCTGTTCAACCGCACGATGTTGCGCCGTCCCGCGTTAAC encodes:
- a CDS encoding sensor histidine kinase, with translation MSLSSRVDGSRKRAKDTDVVLGDDWIAPKISDIDLREKRARRKFIAVNRSPLAQKIITFNLVAIILMVAGILYLNPFRDSLVTQREIAMVTEAALIADMLEATANGTPEITAQDEAVMAVLEIPLRENVFLYDAQGELVASTLGKPRLSPSGLAGYTNGGRPTVISDFLNKVWTAMTFSSAGGAHEGNLAHDDAANVAPLIDGALANQIGVDTGLSNTGSTVFAVAAPITLQGENGIETVGVVGLVSAEGEIDELVRVEREQILQVFIIAILVSIGLSLVLASTIANPLADLAAAAEVGRDKNSRKVSPGRVRIPDLSGRPDEIGRLSSALRGMVSALYDRIDANEQFAADVAHEIKNPLASLRSAVGSLRMVKKEEHRIKLLDVIEHDVRRLDRLVSDISNASRLDSELVKEEEEEFNLLKMLSNLTEFLGQDAQEKGVDFIADLPDEPIIVAGLEARLAQVFVNLITNAVSFCEDGDAIRVWVRKRDSRVLVVVEDTGPGIPDQALSKIFKRFYSERPEGQFGNNSGLGLAISKQIVEAHGGVIWAENIRPTDADITSEPLGARFVVGLPV
- a CDS encoding response regulator transcription factor; amino-acid sequence: MSRIALVDDDRNILTSVSMTLEAEGFEVETYNDGQSALDAFNKKLPDMAVFDIKMPRMDGMDLLQRVRQKTNMPVIFLTSKDDEIDEVLGLRMGADDYVKKPFSQRLLVERIRALLRRQEALDGVEVAETEETKLMERGELVMDPLRHAVRWKGKDVTLTVTEFLLLQALAQRPGFVKSRDQLMDVAYDDQVYVDDRTIDSHIKRLRKKMRTVDSDFSAIETLYGIGYRYNEE